In Ascaphus truei isolate aAscTru1 chromosome 5, aAscTru1.hap1, whole genome shotgun sequence, one genomic interval encodes:
- the IRF1 gene encoding interferon regulatory factor 1 isoform X2, which produces MPVTRLRLRPWLEKQIGTNTIPGLVWLNKDERIFQIPWKHAARHGWDINRDACLFRSWAIHTGRYKCGEKEPDPKTWKANFRCAMNSLSDIEEVKDKSVYKGSSAIRVYRMLPAQIKTERKVRKSKSHNDCKSMIKKKIEDSSPEEVEEAVENTQLPRDHSSYTATCSMYAEQEIDIGSTDILDINECDVTSTMTEWNCHLEISKADSTNDLYPFQVSPMPSSSEEDEGINVPDDLFNMLEQNSEWQQTNIDGKGYYTNESCTQTSYLTELSTMDQYEETKGKLSLGLAPT; this is translated from the exons ATGCCTGTAACACGTTTGCGATTGAGACCCTGGTTAGAAAAGCAGATTGGGACCAACACAATCCCTGGCCTTGTATGGCTCAACAAG GACGAAAGGATTTTCCAAATCCCATGGAAACATGCTGCTAGACATGGATGGGACATTAACAGAGATGCCTGTCTTTTCCGCAGCTGGGCTATTCACACAG ggcgGTATAAGTGTGGTGAGAAGGAACCTGACCCCAAGACTTGGAAGGCTAACTTCCGGTGTGCTATGAACTCTTTGTCTGATATAGAAGAAGTGAAGGATAAAAGTGTATACAAAGGCTCCAGTGCAATCCGAGTGTACAGAATGCTACCAGCCCAAATAAAGACAGAGCGGAAAG TACGAAAATCAAAATCACATAACGATTGCAAGAGCATGATTAAGAAAAAG ATCGAGGACTCAAGTCCGGAAGAGGTGGAGGAAGCAGTGGAAAACACCCAGCTACCAAGAGACCACAGCAGTTATACAGCTACGTGTAGCATGTATGCAGAACAGGAAATTGATATTGGCAGCACGGATATATTAG ACATAAATGAATGTGACGTCACCAGCACTATGACAGAGTGGAACTGCCACCTGGAAATCTCAAAAGCCGACAGCACGAACGACCTCTACCCCTTTCAGGTGTCACCGATGCCTTCCTCTTCAGAAG AGGATGAAGGTATAAATGTGCCAGATGATTTGTTCAAT ATGTTAGAACAGAACTCAGAATGGCAACAGACAAACATAGATGGGAAAGGATATTATACCAATGAATCTTGCACGCAAACCAGTTATCTAACTGAATTGAGCACAATGGACCAATATGAGGAAACTAAG GGGAAATTGAGCTTAGGTTTGGCACCGACATGA
- the IRF1 gene encoding interferon regulatory factor 1 isoform X1 codes for MPVTRLRLRPWLEKQIGTNTIPGLVWLNKDERIFQIPWKHAARHGWDINRDACLFRSWAIHTGRYKCGEKEPDPKTWKANFRCAMNSLSDIEEVKDKSVYKGSSAIRVYRMLPAQIKTERKVRKSKSHNDCKSMIKKKIEDSSPEEVEEAVENTQLPRDHSSYTATCSMYAEQEIDIGSTDILDINECDVTSTMTEWNCHLEISKADSTNDLYPFQVSPMPSSSEEDEGINVPDDLFNMLEQNSEWQQTNIDGKGYYTNESCTQTSYLTELSTMDQYEETKVSGEIELRFGTDMKPRLDLISWLDPNFTVRSAGLSAISCAL; via the exons ATGCCTGTAACACGTTTGCGATTGAGACCCTGGTTAGAAAAGCAGATTGGGACCAACACAATCCCTGGCCTTGTATGGCTCAACAAG GACGAAAGGATTTTCCAAATCCCATGGAAACATGCTGCTAGACATGGATGGGACATTAACAGAGATGCCTGTCTTTTCCGCAGCTGGGCTATTCACACAG ggcgGTATAAGTGTGGTGAGAAGGAACCTGACCCCAAGACTTGGAAGGCTAACTTCCGGTGTGCTATGAACTCTTTGTCTGATATAGAAGAAGTGAAGGATAAAAGTGTATACAAAGGCTCCAGTGCAATCCGAGTGTACAGAATGCTACCAGCCCAAATAAAGACAGAGCGGAAAG TACGAAAATCAAAATCACATAACGATTGCAAGAGCATGATTAAGAAAAAG ATCGAGGACTCAAGTCCGGAAGAGGTGGAGGAAGCAGTGGAAAACACCCAGCTACCAAGAGACCACAGCAGTTATACAGCTACGTGTAGCATGTATGCAGAACAGGAAATTGATATTGGCAGCACGGATATATTAG ACATAAATGAATGTGACGTCACCAGCACTATGACAGAGTGGAACTGCCACCTGGAAATCTCAAAAGCCGACAGCACGAACGACCTCTACCCCTTTCAGGTGTCACCGATGCCTTCCTCTTCAGAAG AGGATGAAGGTATAAATGTGCCAGATGATTTGTTCAAT ATGTTAGAACAGAACTCAGAATGGCAACAGACAAACATAGATGGGAAAGGATATTATACCAATGAATCTTGCACGCAAACCAGTTATCTAACTGAATTGAGCACAATGGACCAATATGAGGAAACTAAGGTGTCAG GGGAAATTGAGCTTAGGTTTGGCACCGACATGAAACCGAGGCTTGATCTCATCAGCTGGCTGGACCCAAACTTTACAGTGAGATCTGCAGGTCTTTCAGCCATCTCATGTGCTTTGTGA